A single Marinitoga aeolica DNA region contains:
- a CDS encoding DNA-directed RNA polymerase subunit beta' — MGKMTSSFKRKIAKIKVGIASPERIREWSSGEVKKPETINHRTFKPERDGLFCEKIFGPVKDYECTCGRYKGKKYEGTVCERCGVKVESKEARRRKMGHIELAAPVVHIWFLKSSPSILSILLNIPVKELENIIYYGSKRVVEKIWLITDPKDSDMFDYGDMLHNTEYEIFKEKMNFEVEQAVKVLHVKNKPIAKRSGVVSIETEMTQAKHEITWVKITDENGVEEKWPIFEGSTLFVEDGDEIEEGTQLADTFLYEEEILTASEYLIFEQFYPSAIEIERDIERDTPILVITAIDPEVEKEIGKGIGSTLLQEEYEAYYELYGDKITADYGGEAIKKLLKNIDLHELKIQLEAELAKLDKKSAKALKLIKRLKVVKDFLKSGNKPEWMIIEALPVVPPDIRPLIQIDGGRFAATDLNDLYRRVINRNNRLQKLFEIEAPEIIIRNEKRILQQAVDSLIYNGRVGKAMTDRSGRPLRSLTDLIKGKKGRFRRNLLGKRVDYSGRAVIVVGPELKIHECGLPKKMAMELFKPFVLNKLLKDSNASSKNARKLKKTIIEKEMPEAWEMLEEVIKGHPVMLNRAPTLHRISIQAFIPRLIEGNSIQLHPLVGPPFNADFDGDQMAVHVPLSNIAQAEAKFLMLSRYNIISPANGKPISMPGKDMIAGAYYLTTVDQKYFDSKKLPENPNDLIENNNKIKYIFGDEFQAFYVHEYEKITNHEVVVENGKLKWSKPTLVLHEPIGLYNNGEIIKTTVGRLIFKEILPEPIGRFKPDFNKIYKKKEIKNLIFDTFKYHGIDRTADLLDDIKFLGFHYATVSGLTISVRDIVESKERLEIIKKSEETVMEIEKYYEEGYLTDEQRYKEVVKVWEKTIAAVTEVTSKEFKKYPFNPVWMMVDSGARGNIDQLKQLAGMRGLMADPSGKVIELPIKSNFRNGLSELEFFISTHGARKGSADTALRTSTAGYLTRRLVDVAQSITVTEPDCGTEKGIEARELIADGLRIEKLADYLFGRVLAKDVLDPQTDEIISHPETGKKYVKDVMLDEEDAEFLANYKTKIPVVKTIDNIEIDKINLYLYNILNNDVLVDGELLFSKGTKIDNDVILSLKQHNVKTVNIKEYKAVNFVFVGDNLKVEDENGKLITLANYQEKIDEDTARKLERYNISEIEVRPSIYVRSILTCEAEHGVCAKCYGMDLSNHKIVNIGESVGIIAAQSIGEPGTQLTMRTFHTGGIATAGDITQGLPRAEELFEARKNLKGPEAEFSTVKGIVRKIDRDEKGRLVFIVEDLKGELYTYTADPKVKPTVSEGDKVEPGYRLTSGNIKPRRLLEELGAEVTFDYLLKEIKKIYAEQGVEIHDKHFEIIIKQMFNKVEITYAGDTDFMPKDLVNIKAVEKVNKKIYEENKKIEENREDIIGKKLAEKISIKNDDGNEIIGDVGDEVTEELLNKIIEVGIKEVEVFKTEPQLLETEDGEIRLVGEKKAYLINPKEPARFERKLLRITKSSLEREGWLGAASFQQTVQVLTEAALEGREDYLMGLKENVIVGQPIPAGTGLKAFLESEISVFELPTFPTEETQSEESAAS, encoded by the coding sequence ATGGGTAAAATGACATCATCATTTAAAAGGAAAATCGCAAAAATCAAAGTGGGAATCGCTTCTCCAGAAAGGATAAGAGAATGGTCAAGTGGAGAAGTAAAAAAGCCTGAAACTATTAATCACAGAACCTTTAAACCAGAAAGAGATGGTTTGTTCTGTGAAAAGATTTTTGGTCCTGTAAAAGATTATGAGTGTACTTGTGGCAGATACAAAGGTAAAAAGTATGAAGGTACAGTATGTGAAAGATGTGGAGTTAAAGTTGAATCTAAAGAAGCCAGAAGAAGAAAAATGGGACATATAGAGTTAGCCGCTCCCGTTGTACACATCTGGTTCTTAAAATCTTCACCTTCCATTTTATCTATACTATTAAATATACCAGTAAAAGAACTAGAAAATATTATTTATTACGGATCAAAAAGGGTAGTTGAAAAAATTTGGTTAATTACAGACCCAAAAGATTCTGATATGTTTGATTATGGAGATATGCTCCATAACACCGAATATGAAATTTTTAAAGAAAAAATGAATTTCGAAGTAGAACAGGCAGTAAAAGTTTTACATGTAAAAAATAAACCAATTGCTAAAAGAAGTGGTGTTGTAAGCATAGAAACAGAAATGACTCAAGCAAAACATGAAATTACATGGGTAAAAATTACAGACGAAAATGGTGTAGAAGAAAAATGGCCTATCTTTGAAGGATCCACATTATTCGTTGAAGATGGTGATGAAATAGAAGAGGGTACTCAGTTAGCTGATACATTCTTATATGAAGAAGAAATTTTAACAGCCAGTGAATATTTAATTTTTGAACAGTTCTATCCTTCCGCAATAGAAATCGAAAGGGATATTGAAAGAGATACTCCTATATTAGTTATAACTGCTATAGATCCTGAAGTTGAAAAGGAAATTGGTAAGGGCATAGGAAGCACGTTATTACAAGAAGAATATGAAGCATATTATGAACTTTATGGTGATAAAATAACTGCTGATTATGGTGGAGAAGCTATTAAAAAATTACTTAAAAATATTGATTTACATGAATTAAAAATACAATTAGAAGCTGAATTAGCAAAATTAGATAAAAAGAGTGCAAAAGCTTTAAAACTAATTAAAAGATTAAAAGTAGTAAAAGATTTTCTTAAATCCGGTAACAAACCAGAATGGATGATAATAGAAGCATTACCAGTAGTTCCACCAGACATAAGACCTTTGATTCAAATCGATGGTGGTAGGTTTGCAGCTACTGATTTAAATGATCTATATAGAAGAGTTATAAACAGGAATAATAGACTTCAAAAGTTATTTGAAATTGAAGCACCTGAAATAATTATAAGAAATGAAAAAAGAATTCTACAACAAGCTGTAGACTCCTTAATATATAATGGTCGTGTAGGTAAAGCTATGACCGATAGAAGTGGAAGACCTTTAAGGTCATTAACAGATTTAATCAAAGGTAAAAAAGGAAGATTTAGAAGAAATCTTCTTGGAAAACGTGTTGATTATTCAGGAAGGGCCGTTATTGTTGTTGGTCCTGAATTAAAAATACATGAATGTGGTCTTCCAAAGAAAATGGCTATGGAATTATTCAAGCCATTTGTATTAAATAAATTATTAAAAGATTCCAATGCATCAAGCAAAAATGCAAGAAAATTAAAGAAAACTATTATAGAAAAAGAAATGCCAGAAGCATGGGAAATGCTTGAAGAAGTAATTAAAGGGCATCCTGTAATGTTAAACAGAGCTCCTACATTACATAGAATTTCTATTCAAGCATTTATTCCAAGACTAATCGAAGGCAATTCTATTCAATTACATCCATTGGTAGGTCCTCCATTTAATGCTGATTTTGATGGAGACCAGATGGCTGTTCATGTTCCATTATCAAATATAGCCCAAGCTGAAGCTAAATTCTTGATGCTATCAAGATATAACATCATATCACCAGCTAATGGTAAACCAATATCCATGCCTGGTAAAGATATGATTGCAGGTGCTTATTATTTAACTACTGTTGATCAAAAATATTTTGATTCTAAAAAATTACCTGAAAATCCAAATGATTTAATAGAAAATAACAACAAAATTAAATATATATTTGGAGATGAATTCCAGGCATTTTATGTACATGAATATGAAAAAATAACAAATCATGAGGTAGTCGTAGAAAATGGAAAATTAAAATGGTCAAAACCAACTCTCGTACTACATGAACCTATTGGTTTATATAATAATGGCGAGATTATTAAAACCACTGTAGGAAGATTAATATTCAAAGAAATACTTCCTGAACCAATTGGAAGATTTAAACCTGATTTCAATAAAATCTATAAAAAGAAAGAAATTAAAAATCTTATATTTGACACATTTAAATATCATGGAATTGACAGAACAGCTGACCTATTAGATGATATTAAATTCTTAGGTTTCCATTACGCAACAGTATCAGGATTAACAATTTCTGTAAGAGATATTGTTGAATCAAAAGAAAGATTAGAAATTATCAAAAAATCAGAAGAAACAGTTATGGAAATTGAAAAATATTATGAAGAAGGTTATCTAACAGATGAGCAAAGATATAAAGAAGTTGTTAAAGTTTGGGAAAAAACAATTGCCGCAGTTACAGAAGTAACAAGTAAAGAATTCAAAAAATATCCTTTTAATCCTGTGTGGATGATGGTTGATTCTGGAGCCAGAGGTAATATTGACCAATTAAAACAGCTTGCTGGTATGAGGGGGCTTATGGCTGATCCATCAGGTAAAGTTATAGAATTACCTATTAAATCTAACTTCAGAAATGGTTTATCAGAATTGGAATTCTTTATTTCTACACACGGAGCTAGGAAAGGTTCTGCTGATACAGCTCTAAGAACATCTACAGCTGGTTATTTAACAAGAAGATTAGTTGATGTTGCACAATCAATTACTGTAACTGAACCAGATTGTGGCACAGAAAAAGGTATTGAAGCAAGAGAATTAATAGCTGATGGATTAAGAATTGAAAAACTTGCTGATTATTTATTCGGTAGGGTTTTAGCTAAAGATGTATTAGACCCACAAACTGATGAAATAATATCACATCCAGAAACAGGTAAAAAATATGTCAAAGATGTTATGTTGGATGAAGAAGATGCTGAATTCTTAGCAAATTATAAAACAAAAATTCCAGTAGTTAAAACAATTGATAATATTGAAATTGATAAGATTAATCTATACTTATATAACATATTAAATAATGATGTATTGGTTGATGGTGAATTGTTATTCTCAAAAGGCACAAAAATTGATAATGATGTAATTCTTTCGTTAAAGCAACACAATGTAAAAACCGTTAATATCAAAGAATATAAAGCTGTTAATTTTGTATTTGTAGGCGATAATCTAAAAGTCGAAGATGAAAATGGAAAACTAATTACATTGGCAAATTATCAAGAAAAAATTGATGAAGATACAGCAAGAAAATTAGAAAGATATAATATTTCAGAAATCGAAGTTAGACCTTCAATTTATGTAAGATCTATATTAACCTGTGAAGCTGAGCATGGTGTTTGTGCTAAATGTTATGGTATGGACTTATCAAATCATAAGATAGTAAATATTGGTGAATCAGTTGGTATTATAGCTGCACAATCAATTGGAGAACCAGGTACTCAGTTAACAATGAGAACATTCCATACTGGTGGTATTGCTACAGCTGGTGATATTACACAAGGTCTTCCAAGAGCTGAAGAGTTATTCGAAGCAAGAAAGAATTTAAAAGGTCCTGAAGCAGAGTTCTCAACTGTAAAAGGTATAGTTAGGAAGATCGACAGAGATGAAAAGGGAAGACTTGTATTTATTGTTGAAGATTTAAAAGGTGAATTATACACATACACAGCAGATCCAAAAGTTAAACCAACAGTTTCTGAAGGAGACAAAGTAGAACCAGGTTATAGGTTAACTTCTGGTAATATAAAACCAAGAAGGTTATTAGAAGAATTAGGTGCAGAAGTTACATTTGATTACTTATTAAAAGAAATTAAAAAGATTTATGCAGAACAAGGTGTTGAAATTCACGACAAACATTTTGAAATTATCATTAAACAAATGTTCAATAAGGTTGAAATAACATATGCTGGAGATACAGACTTTATGCCTAAAGACTTAGTAAACATTAAAGCTGTAGAAAAGGTGAATAAAAAGATTTATGAAGAAAACAAAAAGATTGAAGAAAATAGAGAAGACATTATTGGTAAAAAATTGGCTGAAAAAATCTCTATAAAAAATGATGATGGAAATGAAATAATCGGTGATGTTGGAGATGAAGTTACAGAAGAACTATTAAACAAAATAATCGAAGTCGGTATAAAAGAAGTTGAAGTATTTAAAACAGAACCACAATTATTAGAAACAGAAGATGGAGAAATAAGGTTAGTTGGAGAAAAGAAAGCATATTTAATTAACCCAAAAGAACCTGCAAGATTTGAAAGAAAATTATTAAGAATTACAAAATCCTCTCTGGAAAGAGAAGGTTGGTTAGGCGCTGCCTCATTCCAACAAACAGTTCAAGTATTGACAGAAGCTGCTTTAGAAGGAAGAGAAGATTATCTAATGGGTCTAAAAGAAAATGTAATTGTTGGACAACCAATTCCAGCTGGTACTGGATTAAAGGCTTTCTTAGAATCAGAAATTTCTGTATTCGAATTACCAACATTCCCAACAGAAGAAACTCAATCAGAAGAAAGTGCTGCATCTTAA
- the rpoB gene encoding DNA-directed RNA polymerase subunit beta, with protein MNTRVLKVGKRERHFFGKVKEDISLFHDLLEIQLDSFDWFVKEGVKEVLDKYSPITVELKGKRKAKISLEFTEVWTEDPIFEEMECKEKGLSYTVPLKAKIRITDHSTGEIIEPSDSLFFGNIPKITDRSTFIINGAERVVVNQLVRSPGVYFVSEEQKSVKQTRPYFVAHFLPVKGAWLEIIYNPNPGKDFLQIRIDRKRKFNYFLFLRALGYDSDLAILDLYPHKINLNYDLTEYLEKNITILSDISVPESSDLYKDTKTYRGVRLTEKIVEELLDLGVSEITVAHIVAQNTLDLFKKSYESEDSVLTPEEAYKELFKKLRPGEIPRVNIATDYINNLYFNPNTFDFSMIGRKKIVNRMEDVYKKYLIEVEGKIIEKGEDIEYPHKEERILTKLDLILASRHLLEMKENPELLDTRDHLGNKRVRSVGELMQIEFERSFSKMLPILSEKLSIIPNIQKLNPNSLINSRAIMTTINQFFATSQLSQFMDQVNPLSELTHKRRLSAIGPGGLKREHAKFEVRDVHHSHYGRMCPIETPEGANIGLITSLAILARVDEFGFLETPYYRVKNGKVLYEKGAYWLTADQEEEKIIAPASVEIDENGMIKAEYVEIRHAGKVTYVHREDVEFIAVTPKQIVSVSTSLIPFLEHDDANRALMGSNMQRQAVPLMITEAPFVGTGVEWLAARDSGYVIKAKHRGKVSYVDAKTIIINRIDESGKEILDNYGNPVQDKYTLWKFIRSNQDTTINQRPIVDMGEIVEKNAPIADGPAIDMGELALGKNVLVAFMPWEGYNFEDAILVNEELLERDTFTSLHIEVYETKAMDTQLGPEEITADIPNVKKESLRNLDEHGIVRVGAYVTSGDILVGKVTPRGESETSPEEKLIRSVFGDRGKDVKDTSLTVPHGIEGRVIDVKVYTRKDIPDLETGVNQYVKVYIASKKTLNVGDKLAGRHGNKGVVSNILRKEDMPFLPNGKPIEMILSPLGVPSRMNLGQVLEMHLGWLAKLTGKHFATPIFDGAKEKEIMKALYEARKNNRMDELDKVRKEYGLDLGDSPELESGKIVLRDGRTGEPFDYPIAIGYMYMLRLVHIAKDKMHARSTGPYSLIHQQPLGGKAHFGGQRFGEMEVWALEAYGAAHTLTEMLTYKSDDIKGRNEVYKAILNGKNLPDPGIPESFKVLVKELQGLMLDVRLFDEDGNELDVDKL; from the coding sequence AATGTAAGGAAAAAGGGTTATCTTATACAGTTCCATTAAAAGCTAAAATAAGAATTACTGATCACAGTACTGGGGAAATTATTGAACCCAGTGATTCGTTATTTTTTGGCAATATTCCAAAAATAACGGATAGAAGTACATTTATTATCAATGGAGCAGAAAGAGTTGTTGTTAATCAATTGGTAAGGTCTCCAGGTGTATATTTTGTTAGTGAAGAACAAAAAAGCGTTAAACAGACAAGACCATATTTTGTAGCTCACTTTTTACCAGTTAAAGGAGCTTGGTTAGAGATAATATATAATCCAAATCCTGGAAAAGACTTTTTACAAATCAGAATAGATAGAAAAAGAAAATTTAATTATTTCTTATTCTTAAGGGCTTTAGGATATGATTCTGACCTTGCTATTTTAGATTTATACCCTCATAAAATCAACTTAAACTATGACCTAACTGAATATCTGGAAAAAAATATAACAATACTTTCAGATATATCAGTTCCAGAAAGTTCAGATTTATACAAAGATACAAAAACATATAGAGGAGTTAGATTAACAGAAAAAATCGTTGAAGAATTATTGGATTTGGGTGTATCAGAAATAACTGTTGCACATATTGTCGCACAAAATACTTTAGACCTGTTTAAAAAAAGCTATGAATCAGAAGATTCTGTATTAACTCCTGAAGAAGCTTATAAAGAATTATTTAAAAAGTTAAGACCTGGTGAAATTCCTAGAGTAAATATTGCAACTGATTACATTAATAATTTATATTTTAATCCAAATACTTTCGACTTCTCAATGATTGGTAGAAAAAAAATAGTTAATAGAATGGAAGATGTTTATAAAAAATATTTAATTGAAGTTGAAGGGAAAATCATTGAAAAAGGTGAAGATATAGAATATCCTCACAAAGAAGAAAGAATATTGACCAAACTTGACCTTATTTTAGCGTCAAGACATTTATTAGAAATGAAAGAAAATCCTGAATTACTTGATACAAGAGATCATTTAGGAAACAAACGTGTTAGATCCGTTGGAGAATTGATGCAAATAGAATTCGAACGCTCTTTCTCAAAAATGCTACCTATTTTAAGTGAAAAGTTGAGTATCATACCAAATATTCAAAAATTAAATCCAAATTCACTAATTAATTCAAGAGCGATAATGACAACAATCAATCAATTCTTTGCAACCAGTCAATTATCACAATTTATGGATCAAGTTAATCCATTATCTGAATTGACTCATAAAAGAAGATTATCTGCCATTGGTCCTGGTGGGTTAAAAAGAGAGCATGCTAAATTTGAAGTTCGTGATGTTCACCATTCACATTATGGTAGAATGTGTCCAATTGAAACACCTGAAGGTGCAAATATTGGATTGATTACTTCTCTAGCCATCTTGGCCAGAGTTGATGAATTTGGTTTCTTAGAAACACCATATTATAGAGTTAAAAATGGGAAAGTTTTATATGAAAAGGGAGCCTATTGGCTAACTGCTGATCAAGAAGAAGAAAAAATTATTGCTCCTGCTTCTGTTGAAATAGATGAAAATGGTATGATCAAAGCAGAATACGTTGAAATTAGGCATGCTGGTAAAGTTACGTATGTTCACAGAGAAGATGTTGAATTTATTGCTGTTACACCAAAACAAATTGTTAGTGTTTCTACTTCATTAATTCCATTCCTTGAACATGATGACGCTAACCGTGCCTTAATGGGTTCAAATATGCAGAGACAGGCTGTTCCTTTAATGATTACAGAAGCTCCTTTTGTTGGAACTGGTGTTGAGTGGTTAGCAGCAAGAGATTCTGGATACGTTATTAAAGCTAAACATAGAGGTAAAGTATCCTATGTTGACGCTAAAACAATTATAATAAATAGAATAGATGAAAGTGGAAAAGAAATATTAGATAACTATGGAAATCCTGTTCAAGATAAATATACATTATGGAAATTTATTAGATCAAACCAGGATACAACTATAAATCAAAGACCTATTGTTGATATGGGAGAAATTGTTGAAAAGAACGCTCCAATTGCTGATGGCCCTGCTATTGATATGGGAGAATTAGCATTAGGTAAAAATGTTCTTGTTGCATTTATGCCATGGGAAGGTTATAACTTTGAAGATGCTATACTTGTTAACGAGGAATTACTTGAAAGGGACACATTTACTTCATTACACATAGAAGTATACGAAACAAAAGCAATGGATACTCAATTGGGTCCTGAAGAAATAACAGCAGATATTCCAAATGTTAAAAAAGAATCATTAAGAAACCTTGATGAACATGGTATTGTTAGAGTTGGTGCTTATGTAACTTCAGGAGATATTTTAGTTGGTAAAGTAACTCCAAGAGGTGAATCTGAAACATCGCCAGAAGAGAAATTAATTAGGTCAGTTTTTGGCGATAGAGGAAAAGACGTTAAAGATACCTCATTAACTGTTCCTCATGGTATTGAAGGTAGAGTTATTGATGTAAAAGTATATACAAGAAAAGATATTCCAGATCTTGAAACTGGTGTAAATCAATATGTTAAAGTATATATTGCTTCAAAGAAAACATTAAATGTTGGAGATAAATTAGCTGGTAGGCATGGTAATAAAGGTGTTGTTTCAAATATTTTGAGAAAAGAAGATATGCCTTTCTTACCAAATGGAAAGCCAATTGAAATGATACTTAGTCCTTTAGGTGTTCCTTCACGTATGAACCTTGGACAGGTATTGGAAATGCATCTTGGTTGGTTAGCTAAATTAACCGGAAAACATTTTGCTACTCCTATATTTGATGGTGCAAAAGAAAAAGAAATAATGAAAGCATTATATGAAGCCAGAAAAAATAATAGAATGGATGAATTAGATAAAGTTCGTAAAGAATATGGTTTAGACTTAGGTGATTCACCTGAATTAGAAAGCGGAAAAATTGTATTAAGAGATGGTAGAACAGGTGAACCTTTTGATTATCCAATTGCTATTGGATACATGTACATGCTAAGATTAGTTCATATTGCTAAAGATAAAATGCATGCACGTTCTACTGGGCCTTATTCATTAATTCACCAACAGCCACTTGGGGGTAAAGCTCATTTTGGTGGTCAAAGATTTGGTGAAATGGAAGTTTGGGCATTAGAAGCTTATGGTGCTGCACATACATTAACAGAAATGTTGACATATAAATCAGATGATATTAAGGGTAGAAATGAAGTTTATAAAGCTATATTAAATGGAAAGAATTTGCCAGATCCTGGTATCCCAGAAAGTTTCAAGGTTTTAGTAAAAGAATTACAGGGATTAATGTTAGATGTTCGTTTGTTTGATGAAGACGGTAATGAATTAGATGTAGATAAATTATAA